From the Esox lucius isolate fEsoLuc1 chromosome 21, fEsoLuc1.pri, whole genome shotgun sequence genome, one window contains:
- the LOC117593642 gene encoding galactose-3-O-sulfotransferase 3-like, translating into MGKLFRRLVAIVVTVSAVLQMFYVITIYSMTKPNRAFPIGCPSNYSHRSSSLRPKHTNVAFLKTHKTASSTMQNLLHRFAERNNLTVALPNEACDFYQFCYPRNFSAHFVHEHTLQPNMITSHMRFNLAELRRLMPNNTQYVTILREPGSMFESLFSYYYEICPSFKRVPNGSLEAFLDNPWRYYRPDEDESMYARNTLTFDLGGDKDRLEVDLDEYAQAFVAEIEHVFSLVMITEHFDESLVLFRHLLSWDVEDILYVKLNMRTPSSKRRFSPGIHAKVRAWNALDARLYDHFNASLWRQLAVLGPELVAREVNLLHRAQERLVKDCFGDQLLQLRLVAQIKNNKTRPWVPDNEVGILGYELPTNTSLPHNLCLKLIMPEHQYSDDLLLMASHRKRRSTPSTVTKLQ; encoded by the exons ATGGGAAAACTATTCCGGAGATTGGTGGCAATCGTTGTGACTGTCAGCGCTGTCCTGCAGATGTTTTATGTGATAACCATATACAG CATGACGAAACCAAACCGCGCCTTTCCCATCGGCTGCCCATCAAATTACAGTCACAGGTCTTCCTCTCTCAGGCCAAAACACACCAACGTGGCCTTCCTGAAGACACACAAGACAGCCAGCAGCACTATGCAGAATCTGTTACACCGCTTCGCGGAACGTAACAACCTGACGGTGGCGCTGCCCAACGAAGCCTGTGATTTTTACCAGTTCTGCTACCCTCGCAACTTTAGCGCACACTTCGTACATGAGCACACGTTGCAGCCAAACATGATCACCAGCCACATGCGCTTCAATCTCGCCGAGTTGCGACGGCTCATGCCCAACAATACCCAATATGTCACTATATTACGGGAGCCAGGATCCATGTTTGAGTCCCTGTTTAGTTATTATTACGAGATCTGTCCGAGTTTTAAACGGGTGCCCAATGGATCACTTGAAGCATTTTTGGACAATCCTTGGAGGTACTATCGACCCGACGAGGACGAGTCGATGTACGCCCGAAACACACTAACCTTCGACTTGGGCGGGGATAAGGATCGCCTGGAGGTGGACTTGGATGAGTATGCGCAGGCTTTCGTAGCGGAAATTGAGCACGTCTTCTCTTTGGTGATGATCACGGAGCACTTTGATGAGTCGCTCGTCCTTTTTCGTCACCTACTCTCCTGGGATGTTGAGGATATTCTCTACGTCAAGCTTAACATGCGGACACCCAGCTCCAAGCGCAGATTCTCTCCGGGCATTCATGCCAAGGTCCGTGCATGGAATGCCCTGGATGCCCGTCTCTACGACCACTTCAACGCCTCACTGTGGCGCCAGCTAGCTGTCTTGGGGCCGGAACTTGTGGCGCGTGAGGTGAATCTTCTCCACAGGGCCCAGGAGAGGCTTGTGAAGGACTGCTTTGGCGATCAGCTTCTACAGCTTCGTTTGGTTGCCCAGATCAAGAACAACAAGACACGACCTTGGGTACCCGATAATGAGGTGGGCATCCTAGGCTATGAGTTGCCAACCAACACCAGCCTGCCTCACAACCTCTGTCTAAAACTCATTATGCCCGAGCATCAGTATTCAGATGATCTACTGCTGATGGCTTCTCATAGGAAGAGACGCTCAACGCCATCAACAGTTACAAAGTTACAATAA